A genomic window from Salvia hispanica cultivar TCC Black 2014 chromosome 5, UniMelb_Shisp_WGS_1.0, whole genome shotgun sequence includes:
- the LOC125189189 gene encoding microtubule-associated protein 70-2-like isoform X2: MPPIEAIIAPLEAELKLTRIEVAKLQEDNRALDRLTKSKEAALLEAERTVQIALAKASMVDDLQNKNQDLGKQIEICQEENRILDKMHRQKVSEVEKLTQTVRELEEAVLAGGAAANAVREYQKKVQEINEEKRILDRELARAKVSANRVAVVVANDWKDASDKVMPVKQWLEERKFYQGEMQQLKDKLAIAERAAKAEAQLKEKYHLRFKVLEERLKGHPNGINRAASQGRSTSNGALRRQSLGGSENLSRPSSNGILSRKGGLSASSRIINASSLLKLERDSSSSFESDGELSNGDRRVMDVNEKDSRLTNGKDTPPNNGTTHPCENGNGVILTEKLANGYEDCVSGMLYDMLQKEVITLRKFCHEKDQSLKDKDDAIEMLAKKVEMLNKAMEVEAKKMRREVAAMEKEVAAVRTGTQQDQRNRRPSATRGAVVGSHTHSMRNGRHP; this comes from the exons ATGCCTCCCATTGAAGCAATCATCGCACCTCTGGAGGCCGAGTTAAAGCTTACCAGAATTGAG GTAGCAAAGCTACAGGAGGACAACAGAGCTCTTGATCGGCTTACTAAATCAAAAGAGGCTGCTCTGTTAGAAGCAGAACGTACTGTTCAAATTGCTCTAGCAAAAGCATCCATGGTTGATGATTTGCAGAACAAAAACCAGGATTTGGGTAAACAGATTGAGATATGCCag GAAGAGAATAGAATATTGGACAAAATGCACAGACAAAAGGTTTCTGAGGTCGAGAAGCTGACACAAACCGTTCGTGAGCTTGAGGAGGCTGTTTTGGCTGGGGGTGCTGCTGCCAACGCTGTACGTGAATACCAGAAAAAAGTGCAAGAGATAAAT gaagaaaaaagaatcCTAGACCGTGAACTAGCACGCGCTAAGGTATCAGCAAACCGTGTAGCTGTTGTTGTTGCTAACGATTGGAAAGATGCAAGTGACAAAGTAATGCCAGTGAAGCAGTGGcttgaagaaagaaaattctATCAG GGAGAAATGCAGCAGCTGAAAGATAAGCTGGCTATTGCGGAGCGTGCTGCTAAGGCGGAAGCGCAACTGAAG GAAAAATACCATTTACGCTTTAAAGTTTTGGAGGAAAGGCTTAAAGGGCATCCAAATGGTATAAATCGTGCTGCATCACAAGGAAGAAGTACGAGCAATGGAGCTTTGCGCAGGCAATCACTTGGTGGATCTGAGAACTTATCGAGACCATCATCAAATGGAATTCTGTCTAGAAAAGGGGGCTTATCAGCGTCATCCCGGATCATTAATGCGAGTTCACTGTTAAAGCTGGAAAGAGATTCATCAAGTTCATTTGAAAGTGATGGTGAGCTATCCAATGGTGATAGGAGGGTAATGGATGTGAACGAGAAAGACAGTCGACTTACCAACGGAAAAGACACCCCACCAAACAATGGAACAACCCATCCTTGTGAGAATGGGAATGGAGTTATCTTAACTGAAAAGCTGGCAAATGGATATGAAGACTGTGTTTCTGGGATGCTATATGATATGCTGCAGAAAGAGGTTATTACGCTGCGGAAATTTTGCCATGAGAAAGATCAAAGCCTCAAGGACAAAGATGATGCCATTGAG ATGTTGGCCAAAAAGGTTGAAATGTTGAACAAGGCAATGGAAGTCGAGGCCAAGAAGATGCGGAGAGAAGTAGCTGCCATGGAGAAGGAAGTCGCTGCTGTACGCACTGGCACACAACAAGACCAAAGGAACCGACGCCCTAGCGCTACAAGAGGAGCCGTTGTTGGGTCTCATACGCATTCCATGAG GAACGGACGCCACCCTTAG
- the LOC125189189 gene encoding microtubule-associated protein 70-2-like isoform X1 has product MGSYQNCVNGEALTSSASFKAKKKPAAAISRAGSDSDDIITLLHGSDPVRVELTRLENELREKDRELGEAHAEIKALKYSERLKEKAVEELTEELKKVDAKLKAAELQLESKNLEIKKINEEKKAALAAQFAAEATLRRVHAAQKDDEMPPIEAIIAPLEAELKLTRIEVAKLQEDNRALDRLTKSKEAALLEAERTVQIALAKASMVDDLQNKNQDLGKQIEICQEENRILDKMHRQKVSEVEKLTQTVRELEEAVLAGGAAANAVREYQKKVQEINEEKRILDRELARAKVSANRVAVVVANDWKDASDKVMPVKQWLEERKFYQGEMQQLKDKLAIAERAAKAEAQLKEKYHLRFKVLEERLKGHPNGINRAASQGRSTSNGALRRQSLGGSENLSRPSSNGILSRKGGLSASSRIINASSLLKLERDSSSSFESDGELSNGDRRVMDVNEKDSRLTNGKDTPPNNGTTHPCENGNGVILTEKLANGYEDCVSGMLYDMLQKEVITLRKFCHEKDQSLKDKDDAIEMLAKKVEMLNKAMEVEAKKMRREVAAMEKEVAAVRTGTQQDQRNRRPSATRGAVVGSHTHSMRNGRHP; this is encoded by the exons ATGGGGAGCTATCAAAATTGCGTCAATGGAGAAGCTCTCACCTCGTCGGCCTCCTTCAAGGCTAAGAAGAAGCCAGCCGCTGCCATCTCCCGAGCTGGCTCCGACTCCGACGACATCATTACTCTATTGCATGGCTCCGATCCGGTGCGCGTCGAGCTCACTCGTCTCGAAAACGAACTTCGAG AGAAGGACCGTGAATTGGGAGAGGCACATGCAGAAATCAAAGCATTAAAGTATTCAGAACGCCTCAAGGAGAAGGCAGTCGAAGAG CTAACTGAAGAGCTTAAGAAAGTAGATGCAAAGTTAAAAGCTGCAGAATTGCAACTTGAAAGCAAG AATctagaaatcaagaaaataaatgaggAGAAAAAAGCTGCTTTGGCTGCTCAATTTGCTGCAGAAGCCACACTTCGAAGAGTGCATGCGGCACAGAAAGATGACGAGATGCCTCCCATTGAAGCAATCATCGCACCTCTGGAGGCCGAGTTAAAGCTTACCAGAATTGAG GTAGCAAAGCTACAGGAGGACAACAGAGCTCTTGATCGGCTTACTAAATCAAAAGAGGCTGCTCTGTTAGAAGCAGAACGTACTGTTCAAATTGCTCTAGCAAAAGCATCCATGGTTGATGATTTGCAGAACAAAAACCAGGATTTGGGTAAACAGATTGAGATATGCCag GAAGAGAATAGAATATTGGACAAAATGCACAGACAAAAGGTTTCTGAGGTCGAGAAGCTGACACAAACCGTTCGTGAGCTTGAGGAGGCTGTTTTGGCTGGGGGTGCTGCTGCCAACGCTGTACGTGAATACCAGAAAAAAGTGCAAGAGATAAAT gaagaaaaaagaatcCTAGACCGTGAACTAGCACGCGCTAAGGTATCAGCAAACCGTGTAGCTGTTGTTGTTGCTAACGATTGGAAAGATGCAAGTGACAAAGTAATGCCAGTGAAGCAGTGGcttgaagaaagaaaattctATCAG GGAGAAATGCAGCAGCTGAAAGATAAGCTGGCTATTGCGGAGCGTGCTGCTAAGGCGGAAGCGCAACTGAAG GAAAAATACCATTTACGCTTTAAAGTTTTGGAGGAAAGGCTTAAAGGGCATCCAAATGGTATAAATCGTGCTGCATCACAAGGAAGAAGTACGAGCAATGGAGCTTTGCGCAGGCAATCACTTGGTGGATCTGAGAACTTATCGAGACCATCATCAAATGGAATTCTGTCTAGAAAAGGGGGCTTATCAGCGTCATCCCGGATCATTAATGCGAGTTCACTGTTAAAGCTGGAAAGAGATTCATCAAGTTCATTTGAAAGTGATGGTGAGCTATCCAATGGTGATAGGAGGGTAATGGATGTGAACGAGAAAGACAGTCGACTTACCAACGGAAAAGACACCCCACCAAACAATGGAACAACCCATCCTTGTGAGAATGGGAATGGAGTTATCTTAACTGAAAAGCTGGCAAATGGATATGAAGACTGTGTTTCTGGGATGCTATATGATATGCTGCAGAAAGAGGTTATTACGCTGCGGAAATTTTGCCATGAGAAAGATCAAAGCCTCAAGGACAAAGATGATGCCATTGAG ATGTTGGCCAAAAAGGTTGAAATGTTGAACAAGGCAATGGAAGTCGAGGCCAAGAAGATGCGGAGAGAAGTAGCTGCCATGGAGAAGGAAGTCGCTGCTGTACGCACTGGCACACAACAAGACCAAAGGAACCGACGCCCTAGCGCTACAAGAGGAGCCGTTGTTGGGTCTCATACGCATTCCATGAG GAACGGACGCCACCCTTAG